A single Osmerus mordax isolate fOsmMor3 chromosome 7, fOsmMor3.pri, whole genome shotgun sequence DNA region contains:
- the eif2d gene encoding eukaryotic translation initiation factor 2D isoform X1 produces the protein MFAKAFRVKSNTVIKGSDRRKLKTDIAAAFPSLSAEEVSELVPNKEELNVVKVYAHKGDAVTLYVLHKNPMFFEVDKHLFPTVYTLWRYPSALPTFMTWPAVLQKLIGGADLMLPGVVVPSCGLPEVKQHDCCAVTVVSSRAPVAVGTATTSSADMRSVGMKGRGVSVLHTYMDTLWAFGDKSAPPSIPHVDIEGLQELEGENGGEERDEESKKEEDEPCPNSNCDQATDASCPNVQELSLCEREQEGGEQGEEETQEDPEDQRTPQEQMDALLLQCFLHALKSKVKKSELPLLTSTFLRIHMVSCCPSGKQLDIKKSSFKKLSKFLQSMQQQRGLVRVKELSKGVESIVEVDWKNQELRRFQAPEDSRVEEASVDVGGEGEKPYHPPEISMLFSVSARLQPLFLDANKRKGAVLQPAEVRNIITDFVKRNELVDENNKNYVLINPTLCDCLLEKSEYHEVEALKWDDLFSRTLDKMQQCHQMVFPGCAPVIKKGHIEPIDISVASRGSNKKVTLIKNLELYGLDPTAVSAALQRRVQASSVLNPIPGSKEKVIVQIQGNQVQHVGKLLLDYYQIPHKYIQGLDKATKPGKKK, from the exons ATGTTTGCTAAAGCGTTTCGTGTCAAGTCTAATACCGTAATTAAAGGATCTGACAG GAGGAAACTCAAGACAGATATAGCTGCTGCCTTTCCCTCATTGTCTGCTGAGGAGGTGTCCGAGTTGGTCCCAAACAAGGAGGAACTGAACGTAGTGAAGGTTTATGCACACAAGGGAGATGCAGTTACACTCTATGTGCTTCATAAGAACCCAATGTTCTTTGAAGTTGACAAGCATCTCTTTCCCACAG TGTATACCCTTTGGCGTTATCCCAGTGCCTTGCCAACATTCATGACATGGCCTGCAGTGCTCCAGAAGTTAATTGGAGGGGCAG ATCTTATGCTGCCTGGAGTGGTAGTGCCCTCATGTGGTCTCCCAGAGGTGAAACAGCATGACTGTTGTGCAGTTACAGTGGTCAGCAGCAG GGCTCCAGTGGCAGTGGGCACTGCCACCACGTCAAGTGCAGATATGCGGAGTGTGGGTATGAAGGGAAGAGGGGTGTCAGTCCTCCACACCTACATGGACACATTGTG GGCGTTCGGAGAcaagtctgcccccccctccattcctcatGTGGACATTGAAGGTTtgcaggagctggagggagagaatggtggagaagagagggacgaGGAGtcaaagaaagaggaagatgaaCCATGTCCCAATTCTAATTGTGATCAGGCTACAGATGCATCCTGTCCCAATGTCCAGGAACTGAGcctttgtgagagagagcaggaggggggggagcagggggaagaggagacacaggaagaCCCAGAGGATCAGAGAACACCACAAG AACAGATGGATGCCCTGCTGCTGCAATGTTTTCTCCATGCACTTAAGAGCAAGGTGAAGAAATCAGAGCTTCCCCTGCTGACCAGCACTTTCTTGCGCATCCATATGGTCTCCTGCTG TCCAAGTGGGAAGCAACTTGATATTAAGAAATCCAGCTTTAAGAAG TTATCCAAGTTCCTGCAGAGCATGCAGCAGCAGCGCGGCCTGGTGCGAGTGAAGGAGCTGAGCAAGGGAGTGGAGAGCATCGTGGAGGTGGACTGGAAGAACCAAGA ACTGCGCCGCTTCCAAGCCCCTGAGGATTCTAGGGTAGAGGAGGCTTCAGTAGAtgtgggaggggaaggagagaagccgtaccaTCCCCCTGAGATCAGCATGCTCTTCTCTGTGTCTGCTCGCCTTCAGCCCCTCTTCCTTGATGCCAATAAGAG AAAAGGGGCAGTGCTTCAGCCGGCGGAAGTAAGAAATATTATCACAGACTTTGTCAAGAGGAATGAGTTGGTAGATGAGAATAATAAGAA TTACGTCCTAATCAACCCGACCCTCTGTGACTGCCTGCTGGAGAAGTCAGAGTACCATGAAGTAGAGGCCCTCAAGTGGGATGATCTGTTTAGCCG GACACTAGACAAAATGCAACAATGCCATCAGATGGTGTTCCCTGGCTGTGCACCTGTAATCAAGAAGGGCCACATAGAGCCCATTGACATTTCTGTGGCCTCCAGGGGGTCCAACAAGAAG GTGACTTTAATAAAGAACCTGGAGCTGTATGGTCTGGACCCCACAGCTGTGTCCGCAGCCTTGCAGCGCAGGGTCCAGGCCAGCTCAGTTCTGAACCCTATCCCTGGATCCAAGGAAAAAGTCATAGTCCAGATCCAGGGCAACCAGGTCCAGCATGTAGGAAAACTGCTGCTAG ATTACTATCAAATTCCTCACAAGTACATCCAGGGACTTGACAAAGCTACAAAACCTGGCAAGAAG
- the eif2d gene encoding eukaryotic translation initiation factor 2D isoform X2, protein MFFEVDKHLFPTVYTLWRYPSALPTFMTWPAVLQKLIGGADLMLPGVVVPSCGLPEVKQHDCCAVTVVSSRAPVAVGTATTSSADMRSVGMKGRGVSVLHTYMDTLWAFGDKSAPPSIPHVDIEGLQELEGENGGEERDEESKKEEDEPCPNSNCDQATDASCPNVQELSLCEREQEGGEQGEEETQEDPEDQRTPQEQMDALLLQCFLHALKSKVKKSELPLLTSTFLRIHMVSCCPSGKQLDIKKSSFKKLSKFLQSMQQQRGLVRVKELSKGVESIVEVDWKNQELRRFQAPEDSRVEEASVDVGGEGEKPYHPPEISMLFSVSARLQPLFLDANKRKGAVLQPAEVRNIITDFVKRNELVDENNKNYVLINPTLCDCLLEKSEYHEVEALKWDDLFSRTLDKMQQCHQMVFPGCAPVIKKGHIEPIDISVASRGSNKKVTLIKNLELYGLDPTAVSAALQRRVQASSVLNPIPGSKEKVIVQIQGNQVQHVGKLLLDYYQIPHKYIQGLDKATKPGKKK, encoded by the exons ATGTTCTTTGAAGTTGACAAGCATCTCTTTCCCACAG TGTATACCCTTTGGCGTTATCCCAGTGCCTTGCCAACATTCATGACATGGCCTGCAGTGCTCCAGAAGTTAATTGGAGGGGCAG ATCTTATGCTGCCTGGAGTGGTAGTGCCCTCATGTGGTCTCCCAGAGGTGAAACAGCATGACTGTTGTGCAGTTACAGTGGTCAGCAGCAG GGCTCCAGTGGCAGTGGGCACTGCCACCACGTCAAGTGCAGATATGCGGAGTGTGGGTATGAAGGGAAGAGGGGTGTCAGTCCTCCACACCTACATGGACACATTGTG GGCGTTCGGAGAcaagtctgcccccccctccattcctcatGTGGACATTGAAGGTTtgcaggagctggagggagagaatggtggagaagagagggacgaGGAGtcaaagaaagaggaagatgaaCCATGTCCCAATTCTAATTGTGATCAGGCTACAGATGCATCCTGTCCCAATGTCCAGGAACTGAGcctttgtgagagagagcaggaggggggggagcagggggaagaggagacacaggaagaCCCAGAGGATCAGAGAACACCACAAG AACAGATGGATGCCCTGCTGCTGCAATGTTTTCTCCATGCACTTAAGAGCAAGGTGAAGAAATCAGAGCTTCCCCTGCTGACCAGCACTTTCTTGCGCATCCATATGGTCTCCTGCTG TCCAAGTGGGAAGCAACTTGATATTAAGAAATCCAGCTTTAAGAAG TTATCCAAGTTCCTGCAGAGCATGCAGCAGCAGCGCGGCCTGGTGCGAGTGAAGGAGCTGAGCAAGGGAGTGGAGAGCATCGTGGAGGTGGACTGGAAGAACCAAGA ACTGCGCCGCTTCCAAGCCCCTGAGGATTCTAGGGTAGAGGAGGCTTCAGTAGAtgtgggaggggaaggagagaagccgtaccaTCCCCCTGAGATCAGCATGCTCTTCTCTGTGTCTGCTCGCCTTCAGCCCCTCTTCCTTGATGCCAATAAGAG AAAAGGGGCAGTGCTTCAGCCGGCGGAAGTAAGAAATATTATCACAGACTTTGTCAAGAGGAATGAGTTGGTAGATGAGAATAATAAGAA TTACGTCCTAATCAACCCGACCCTCTGTGACTGCCTGCTGGAGAAGTCAGAGTACCATGAAGTAGAGGCCCTCAAGTGGGATGATCTGTTTAGCCG GACACTAGACAAAATGCAACAATGCCATCAGATGGTGTTCCCTGGCTGTGCACCTGTAATCAAGAAGGGCCACATAGAGCCCATTGACATTTCTGTGGCCTCCAGGGGGTCCAACAAGAAG GTGACTTTAATAAAGAACCTGGAGCTGTATGGTCTGGACCCCACAGCTGTGTCCGCAGCCTTGCAGCGCAGGGTCCAGGCCAGCTCAGTTCTGAACCCTATCCCTGGATCCAAGGAAAAAGTCATAGTCCAGATCCAGGGCAACCAGGTCCAGCATGTAGGAAAACTGCTGCTAG ATTACTATCAAATTCCTCACAAGTACATCCAGGGACTTGACAAAGCTACAAAACCTGGCAAGAAG